A portion of the Deinococcus peraridilitoris DSM 19664 genome contains these proteins:
- the glgC gene encoding glucose-1-phosphate adenylyltransferase: protein MKQRVLGMILAGGQGTRLFPLTQKRSKPAVPFGSKYRIIDFALNNFINSEIYSTYVLIQYKAQSLTEHIQRGWRFGTFLADYFITLVPAQMYRYEELGPVWYRGTADAVYQNLHLVDNYEADYVAIFSGDHIYKMNVAHMLDMHRDSRADITIATFPMPAADSKRFGVMTVDPRARVTEFLEKPDPSTLPGNPTTVQTSMGNYIFSRRALEELLETNVRNEEEGYDFGKDVIPRALRDGYNVMAYDFLSNPIPGQDTPNTYWRDVGTLDAYYEANMDLVSVTPEFDLYNPEWPLRTAAEFSPPGKFVHEAAERRGQAFNSLLAGGTIVSGGTVRDSVLGRRVHTHSYSVVEGSVVFDNVEVGQHAHIRRAIIDKNVVIPAGTRIGFDLEEDRARGFTITENGIVVVPKSYTF from the coding sequence ATGAAGCAACGCGTTCTCGGCATGATTCTGGCGGGAGGACAGGGTACTCGCCTGTTTCCTCTGACACAAAAACGCTCCAAGCCTGCCGTGCCCTTTGGCAGCAAGTACCGCATCATCGATTTTGCGCTGAACAACTTCATCAACTCGGAGATCTATTCGACTTACGTGCTGATTCAGTACAAGGCCCAGAGCCTCACCGAGCACATTCAGCGCGGCTGGCGTTTCGGTACCTTTCTGGCTGACTACTTCATCACGCTGGTACCGGCCCAGATGTACCGCTACGAGGAGCTGGGTCCAGTGTGGTACCGGGGAACGGCCGACGCGGTCTACCAGAACCTGCACTTGGTTGATAATTACGAGGCCGACTACGTGGCTATTTTCAGTGGCGATCACATTTACAAGATGAACGTGGCCCACATGCTCGACATGCACCGCGATTCCCGGGCCGACATCACCATCGCGACCTTTCCGATGCCTGCGGCAGACTCCAAGCGCTTCGGGGTCATGACCGTCGATCCGCGCGCTCGCGTGACCGAGTTTCTGGAGAAACCCGACCCGAGCACCCTGCCTGGCAACCCGACGACCGTGCAGACCAGCATGGGTAACTACATCTTCTCGCGCCGGGCGCTTGAGGAACTGCTCGAAACCAACGTCCGCAACGAGGAAGAAGGCTACGATTTCGGCAAGGACGTGATTCCGCGCGCGCTGCGTGACGGGTACAACGTCATGGCCTACGATTTCCTGAGCAACCCCATTCCCGGTCAGGATACACCGAACACCTACTGGCGTGATGTGGGAACACTCGACGCGTACTACGAGGCCAACATGGACCTCGTGTCGGTCACGCCCGAGTTCGATCTCTACAACCCCGAGTGGCCGCTGCGCACGGCAGCGGAGTTCAGCCCGCCTGGCAAGTTCGTGCACGAGGCGGCAGAGCGGCGGGGTCAGGCGTTCAACTCGCTCCTGGCCGGCGGGACCATTGTTTCGGGCGGGACGGTGCGCGACAGCGTACTCGGTCGGCGCGTGCATACCCACTCGTACTCGGTGGTGGAAGGCTCGGTGGTGTTCGACAACGTCGAGGTGGGACAGCATGCCCACATCCGGCGCGCCATCATCGACAAGAACGTGGTGATTCCGGCTGGGACCCGCATTGGCTTTGACCTCGAAGAAGACCGGGCTCGGGGATTTACCATCACCGAAAACGGCATCGTGGTGGTGCCCAAGTCCTACACATTCTGA
- the rlmN gene encoding 23S rRNA (adenine(2503)-C(2))-methyltransferase RlmN, translated as MPLLLDLHPDQYPLHGYRRRQLLEWVFEHGAPSFEAMTNLPATLRSELADQYTFDPFLGIETVSSSDGSVKYLFTLPDLKQMEAVYMPYLDRRTICVSTMVGCPAKCAFCATGALGFGRNLTAGEIVGQVLAVARGQGVAPREIRNLVFMGMGEPLLNYDHVMLASRILLHEHGLGMSKRRVTLSTVGLPRGIRKLAAEDDLGIKLAISLHAPDEETRQRIIPTAHANTIAEIMASAREYQAVTGRRVTFEYAMLRDVNDQLWQADLLADLLRGLVSHVNLIPMNPWDGSGFLESSEQQLQAFYDRLEARGVEVSVRRSRGRDAGAACGQLALKRPEGNLISLQ; from the coding sequence ATGCCTCTTTTGTTGGATCTCCACCCGGACCAATACCCTCTGCACGGCTACCGACGACGGCAGCTGCTGGAGTGGGTTTTCGAGCACGGCGCGCCGTCGTTCGAGGCCATGACCAACCTGCCCGCCACGCTGCGAAGCGAGCTGGCAGACCAGTACACCTTTGATCCTTTTCTGGGTATCGAGACCGTCTCTTCGAGTGACGGAAGCGTCAAATACCTGTTCACCCTGCCCGATCTCAAGCAGATGGAAGCGGTGTACATGCCTTACCTGGACCGCCGGACCATCTGCGTTTCGACGATGGTCGGCTGTCCGGCCAAGTGTGCTTTCTGCGCGACCGGTGCGCTGGGTTTTGGTCGTAACCTGACTGCCGGGGAAATCGTGGGTCAGGTTCTGGCCGTCGCGCGTGGACAGGGCGTCGCCCCGCGTGAGATCCGCAATCTGGTGTTCATGGGCATGGGTGAGCCATTGCTGAATTACGACCACGTCATGCTGGCGTCGCGCATCCTGCTCCACGAGCACGGCCTCGGAATGAGCAAGCGGCGCGTCACGCTCTCGACGGTGGGTCTGCCGCGCGGCATTCGCAAACTGGCTGCCGAGGACGATTTGGGCATCAAGCTGGCCATCTCACTGCACGCCCCGGACGAGGAAACCCGCCAGCGCATTATCCCGACAGCGCATGCCAACACCATTGCCGAAATCATGGCCTCCGCACGTGAATATCAGGCGGTCACCGGGCGGCGTGTCACCTTCGAATACGCCATGTTGCGTGATGTGAACGACCAGCTGTGGCAGGCGGACCTGCTGGCCGATCTGCTGCGCGGGCTCGTTTCGCACGTCAACCTGATTCCGATGAATCCGTGGGATGGGAGCGGATTTCTGGAAAGCAGCGAGCAGCAGCTTCAGGCGTTCTATGACCGGCTGGAAGCGCGTGGTGTAGAAGTCAGCGTGCGCCGTTCGCGGGGTCGTGATGCGGGCGCCGCTTGCGGACAGCTGGCGCTTAAACGTCCTGAAGGGAATTTGATCTCGCTCCAGTAA
- a CDS encoding tetratricopeptide repeat protein, which translates to MAQHKFLNMMGALMAAQAVGGVLAQATPAPSTPVSTPAVTTATPAPVNADALESARAALNAGRLREAQVKFEALVAADFGNVEAHFGLGLALYALGDFTGARFEFQQLVKLAPERVEGHYNLGVVAARSGNSDEALVNFGKALEVARGKTAPATLRQLLDAVAAEQGRKADFAGLSKTLEEALALSPQDDALRLRLAEATFRAGNGLDALPLAYTVLQRQRANVNAALLVAEVYAAQNLPERAARELDKVASVAPPKARATLLVRKAELLRASDKPKEAADALRTAIKADPSNARAVASLGELLFSRGDRGGALSAWQTALKLEPKNTLFRANLASVQLAVGQTDAARENALIVQRDAVDAATSARAQFVLGVAAYRQGNHAQARSALQAASLKSPSAETYLWLGLSEYALKDYAGAVTALEASVKSAPEMTARTSLGAALLAAGRYPEAEATLRGVVTDAPKNGEAWYNLGWSMRSQGREADARVAFKKSLGLGYAKAEGALR; encoded by the coding sequence GTGGCTCAGCACAAATTCTTGAACATGATGGGTGCACTGATGGCCGCTCAGGCCGTTGGTGGCGTTCTGGCGCAGGCAACTCCGGCGCCGAGCACGCCCGTCTCTACCCCCGCCGTCACCACCGCAACGCCGGCGCCCGTAAACGCCGACGCCCTCGAGTCGGCCCGCGCGGCACTCAACGCCGGGCGTCTGCGTGAAGCCCAGGTCAAATTCGAGGCGCTGGTTGCCGCCGACTTTGGGAACGTCGAGGCGCACTTCGGGCTGGGGCTGGCCCTGTACGCGCTCGGTGACTTCACCGGTGCCCGCTTCGAGTTTCAGCAGCTGGTCAAGCTGGCGCCCGAGCGTGTCGAGGGACACTACAACCTCGGGGTGGTTGCCGCCCGCAGCGGCAACTCCGACGAAGCGCTCGTCAATTTCGGTAAGGCCCTGGAGGTGGCGCGCGGCAAGACTGCACCCGCCACCCTTCGCCAGCTCCTCGACGCGGTGGCCGCCGAGCAGGGCCGCAAGGCGGACTTCGCCGGTCTGAGCAAGACCCTGGAAGAAGCGCTCGCGCTTTCTCCCCAGGATGACGCGTTGCGGCTTCGACTGGCCGAGGCCACCTTCCGTGCGGGCAACGGCCTCGACGCTCTGCCCCTGGCCTACACGGTCTTGCAGCGTCAGCGCGCCAACGTGAATGCGGCGCTGCTGGTGGCCGAAGTGTACGCCGCGCAGAACCTGCCCGAGCGGGCGGCGCGTGAACTCGACAAGGTGGCCAGCGTCGCCCCACCCAAGGCACGGGCGACACTGCTGGTACGCAAAGCCGAGTTGCTGCGCGCGTCCGACAAGCCCAAGGAAGCGGCCGACGCGCTGAGAACGGCGATAAAGGCCGATCCGTCCAACGCGCGTGCGGTAGCCAGCCTGGGAGAGCTGCTCTTTTCACGTGGAGACCGTGGGGGCGCCCTCAGCGCCTGGCAGACGGCGCTCAAGCTGGAACCAAAAAACACGCTGTTCCGGGCCAACCTCGCCAGCGTGCAGCTGGCAGTCGGGCAGACTGACGCCGCCCGTGAGAACGCCCTGATCGTTCAGCGTGACGCGGTCGACGCGGCGACCAGCGCCCGCGCCCAGTTCGTGCTCGGTGTCGCGGCCTACCGCCAGGGGAACCACGCCCAGGCCCGAAGTGCCCTGCAGGCAGCTTCACTGAAATCGCCGAGTGCCGAAACGTACCTGTGGCTGGGGCTCAGTGAGTACGCGCTCAAGGATTACGCGGGTGCCGTTACCGCACTGGAAGCGAGCGTCAAGAGTGCGCCGGAGATGACCGCGCGCACCAGCCTCGGTGCGGCGCTGCTCGCGGCCGGACGCTACCCTGAGGCCGAGGCGACCCTGCGGGGCGTGGTTACCGACGCCCCCAAAAACGGCGAGGCATGGTACAACCTCGGCTGGAGCATGCGCAGCCAGGGACGTGAAGCAGACGCCCGCGTGGCCTTCAAGAAGTCGCTGGGCCTGGGGTACGCCAAAGCCGAAGGAGCGCTGCGTTGA
- a CDS encoding SPOR domain-containing protein, with amino-acid sequence MTFLKRHWPDLVISSLIVALLAGFALVFFNSETGRETQAERAPIESSATPVPPASQAGSPDTAGLPADGSDDQEPEELPTIPSGGGEAASPPETAPTEEAVTSAPDITPTPTPDRPDEVVPAPRESAPVATSRSGTPTRADYRLSAGVFNSEAVARERTASISALGYTVHFIAVEQGVVAQVGPFADRDSASRAAADIRRVFPGITLYSPVVRDDAQAQPASPAPSPVPAASSAPAQNEADAPSNRATVPTAASDTAPPASPSTPSGRSAPGVPVYLQVGAFDRQERAAGLVSRLRAEGIAAEVNAPPGRKVRVLVGPFAGESLLTIEDKLKSLGVDHFRVQ; translated from the coding sequence TTGACCTTCCTCAAGCGGCACTGGCCGGATCTGGTGATCTCATCGCTGATCGTCGCCCTGCTCGCCGGTTTTGCGCTGGTGTTCTTCAATTCGGAGACCGGACGTGAGACGCAGGCAGAACGTGCGCCGATCGAGTCGTCTGCCACGCCGGTGCCCCCGGCGTCGCAAGCAGGAAGCCCGGACACAGCCGGGCTTCCTGCGGACGGATCAGACGACCAGGAGCCCGAGGAACTGCCCACCATTCCGAGCGGGGGCGGGGAGGCAGCCTCCCCGCCCGAGACAGCGCCTACAGAGGAAGCGGTTACATCGGCGCCCGACATCACGCCCACCCCGACACCGGACCGTCCGGACGAAGTGGTGCCCGCGCCCCGTGAGAGCGCGCCCGTGGCGACCAGCCGGAGCGGCACGCCAACACGCGCTGATTACCGCCTGTCAGCCGGGGTGTTCAACTCCGAGGCAGTCGCGCGCGAACGCACGGCCAGCATCAGCGCGTTGGGTTACACGGTGCACTTCATCGCGGTGGAGCAGGGCGTGGTTGCCCAGGTTGGTCCTTTCGCCGACCGTGACTCGGCCTCGCGGGCAGCCGCCGATATCCGGCGTGTCTTTCCGGGCATCACGCTTTATTCGCCGGTCGTGCGCGATGACGCTCAGGCTCAGCCCGCCTCTCCGGCGCCGTCGCCAGTGCCAGCCGCGTCTTCGGCGCCGGCGCAAAACGAGGCAGACGCGCCCAGCAACCGGGCCACAGTGCCCACCGCCGCTTCCGACACCGCGCCACCGGCCAGCCCGTCGACTCCCAGCGGTCGCAGTGCACCGGGGGTTCCGGTCTACTTGCAGGTGGGCGCGTTCGACCGCCAGGAGCGCGCTGCGGGCTTGGTGAGCCGTCTGCGTGCAGAGGGGATTGCTGCTGAGGTAAACGCTCCGCCGGGCCGCAAGGTGCGGGTGCTGGTCGGGCCGTTTGCCGGTGAGTCCCTTCTGACGATCGAGGACAAACTGAAGTCGCTTGGCGTCGACCACTTCAGGGTGCAGTGA
- a CDS encoding redox-sensing transcriptional repressor Rex, which yields MSSGIPSATISRLVTYLRILENLEGEGISRTSSTDLAERAQVSAFQVRKDLAYFGRFGTRGMGYTVPVLKRELMRVLGLTQAWNVVILGIGRLGEAIANYPGASEYAFSYVGLFDVAEGVVGKEVRGLNVRHVSELAAFATANHVDMGFLAVPPEKAQDAAQMLVEAGVKGILNFAPVVLQPRAVERHGASEIAEEWRGVIVENVDFLAGMKRLAFYILNPHLRDLEPEETA from the coding sequence ATGAGTTCCGGAATTCCTTCGGCAACCATTTCGAGACTGGTCACGTATCTGCGTATTCTGGAAAATCTGGAGGGCGAGGGCATCTCGCGCACCTCCAGCACCGACTTGGCCGAACGGGCACAGGTGAGCGCCTTTCAGGTCCGCAAGGACCTCGCGTATTTCGGCCGCTTCGGCACCCGGGGCATGGGATACACGGTTCCCGTGCTGAAACGCGAACTGATGCGCGTGCTGGGCCTGACCCAGGCCTGGAACGTGGTGATTCTGGGCATCGGTCGCCTGGGCGAAGCCATTGCGAATTATCCCGGTGCAAGCGAGTACGCCTTCAGTTATGTCGGGCTGTTCGATGTCGCCGAAGGCGTGGTCGGCAAGGAAGTCCGGGGCCTCAACGTGCGTCACGTCTCGGAACTGGCTGCCTTTGCCACGGCCAACCATGTCGATATGGGCTTTCTCGCCGTGCCTCCTGAAAAAGCCCAGGACGCCGCGCAGATGCTCGTCGAGGCTGGCGTCAAGGGCATTCTGAACTTCGCACCGGTCGTGCTGCAGCCACGCGCCGTGGAACGCCACGGTGCATCCGAGATCGCCGAAGAATGGCGCGGGGTGATCGTGGAAAACGTCGATTTCCTGGCTGGCATGAAGCGGCTGGCCTTTTATATCCTCAATCCCCACCTGCGTGATCTGGAACCCGAAGAAACCGCTTGA
- a CDS encoding cyclic-di-AMP receptor, with protein sequence MKLVLAVIQDADAPGLIRALSENAFEVTKLASTGGFLREGNTTLMIGVGDERLAELKRIVAQACRSRTRLVTPGMPVGEQAETLINEPVEVPVGGAVMFVLGVDEFVRV encoded by the coding sequence ATGAAGCTTGTTTTGGCGGTCATTCAAGATGCTGACGCGCCCGGACTGATCCGGGCGCTCAGCGAAAATGCATTTGAGGTGACCAAACTCGCCTCGACGGGCGGGTTTCTGCGCGAGGGCAACACGACATTGATGATCGGCGTTGGCGATGAGCGGTTGGCCGAACTCAAACGAATCGTGGCGCAGGCCTGCCGCTCACGGACGCGGCTGGTGACGCCGGGAATGCCCGTCGGAGAACAGGCAGAGACGCTCATCAACGAGCCGGTCGAGGTTCCGGTGGGCGGCGCGGTGATGTTCGTGCTGGGCGTCGACGAATTCGTGCGTGTCTGA
- a CDS encoding Rqc2 family fibronectin-binding protein: protein MEGLLLARTVRDLQEKLPVRGLGWVFPDETTAALLLEGLGNLVLSYRPPQPGLFVSRERLSGEARTSFQRVLSGRARGELVGITQLKLDRVVQLSFSGERGFVDVPPMRLVFELTGRNTNIVLLEPGEGWDGSIVGAAREITHSRNRFRSVRVGGRYTPPPPYEKFDPRRLGEEEARGLSELPLGRWRDRIDGLGLGLGAELCRRAGIPPAQAPAERWPDALRALRSLVENPTVQEGALAEGVREAVRSEKAEALRKSLREPLTKRRALLHNQLGDVERALQAYETAQHERNQADLLMAYAHRVPPGAFEVELPDFSGEGNVTLSLEPHFSAMQNAEKLYARARRREEVFDRLVLREPALRGELSEVEDQLARLEQLELSELEALARGAVSPRSDRPVLGWRFVSPSGFEVLVGRNNKENDVLTHRVGKSLDYWFHVQGFPGSHVLVRTNGRELALPDILMAASVAAYHSKARGDANVAVDYTRVKNVWKPRGAPAGKVLYTQQKTVFVDPALPADTP, encoded by the coding sequence GTGGAGGGCTTGTTACTCGCGCGCACCGTTCGTGACCTGCAGGAAAAATTGCCCGTACGGGGTTTGGGCTGGGTCTTTCCCGATGAAACCACCGCGGCCCTGCTGCTCGAAGGCCTGGGTAACCTGGTACTGAGTTACCGGCCACCTCAGCCAGGCCTGTTCGTGTCGCGTGAGCGGCTGTCCGGTGAGGCCCGTACCTCGTTTCAGCGCGTGTTGTCCGGGCGTGCGCGCGGTGAGCTGGTCGGCATCACACAACTCAAGCTCGACCGGGTGGTGCAGCTGTCCTTTTCGGGTGAGCGCGGATTTGTCGACGTGCCCCCCATGCGTCTGGTGTTCGAGCTGACCGGCCGCAACACCAACATCGTGCTGCTCGAACCGGGCGAAGGCTGGGACGGGTCCATCGTCGGGGCCGCGCGGGAAATCACCCATTCCCGCAACCGCTTTCGCAGCGTTCGTGTGGGAGGGCGTTACACCCCGCCCCCGCCCTACGAAAAGTTCGATCCACGCCGCCTCGGAGAAGAGGAGGCGCGTGGACTCTCCGAACTGCCCCTGGGCCGCTGGCGTGACCGCATAGACGGCCTGGGCCTCGGCCTGGGTGCCGAACTGTGCCGACGTGCCGGCATCCCCCCCGCGCAAGCGCCCGCCGAGCGCTGGCCGGACGCCTTGCGGGCGTTGCGATCGCTGGTCGAGAACCCGACGGTGCAGGAAGGCGCACTGGCCGAGGGCGTGCGGGAAGCGGTGCGAAGTGAAAAAGCCGAGGCGCTGCGAAAATCCCTTCGTGAGCCCCTCACAAAGCGGCGGGCGCTGCTGCACAACCAGCTTGGAGACGTCGAACGCGCTCTGCAGGCGTACGAAACGGCGCAGCATGAGCGGAATCAGGCCGACCTGCTGATGGCCTACGCGCACCGTGTTCCGCCGGGCGCCTTTGAGGTGGAACTGCCCGACTTCTCGGGCGAAGGAAACGTCACACTTTCGCTCGAGCCACACTTCTCGGCCATGCAGAACGCCGAGAAGCTCTACGCACGTGCGCGGCGGCGCGAAGAAGTCTTTGACCGCCTGGTGCTGCGCGAGCCCGCGCTGCGAGGAGAGCTGTCCGAAGTCGAGGATCAGCTCGCGCGCCTCGAGCAGCTTGAACTCTCCGAACTCGAGGCGCTTGCACGAGGCGCCGTCTCACCGCGCAGTGACCGCCCGGTGCTGGGATGGCGTTTTGTCTCACCGTCGGGATTCGAGGTGCTGGTGGGGCGCAACAACAAGGAAAACGACGTCCTGACCCACCGGGTGGGCAAGAGCCTGGATTACTGGTTTCACGTGCAGGGCTTTCCGGGTTCGCACGTGCTGGTCCGCACGAACGGACGCGAGCTTGCGCTGCCTGACATCCTGATGGCCGCTTCCGTCGCCGCTTACCACTCGAAGGCCCGCGGAGACGCGAACGTCGCCGTGGACTATACCCGCGTCAAGAACGTCTGGAAGCCACGGGGTGCACCGGCTGGCAAAGTCTTGTACACGCAGCAGAAGACCGTGTTTGTCGATCCGGCGCTTCCCGCCGACACCCCCTGA
- a CDS encoding GNAT family N-acetyltransferase: MSVVARWGRVSLKVLVDLSPREWRRFYAYFKDREIADWNGVKPIRIPEWLFQRIMLDEERAGERFGFGIYNEVGRFIGSVELYELRPPAPSRPREGTLGIMIGERDLWGQGYGRDAVRALLHWAFEVHTPPFVSVRLRTFAHNKRAQRAFLAAGFREEGRETQRDRIDVLMRIQRDDWLAGTS, encoded by the coding sequence ATGAGCGTTGTCGCCCGGTGGGGACGCGTGTCCCTGAAGGTCCTGGTCGACCTTTCGCCCCGTGAATGGCGGCGCTTTTATGCCTACTTCAAGGACCGCGAAATCGCCGACTGGAATGGCGTGAAGCCCATCCGAATTCCCGAGTGGTTGTTTCAGCGCATCATGCTCGACGAGGAGCGGGCAGGTGAGCGGTTCGGCTTCGGCATCTACAACGAAGTGGGGCGCTTTATCGGCAGCGTAGAGCTCTATGAACTGCGTCCACCGGCGCCCTCGCGCCCCCGGGAGGGAACGCTGGGCATCATGATCGGAGAGCGCGACCTGTGGGGACAGGGGTACGGGCGTGACGCGGTTCGGGCGCTGCTGCATTGGGCTTTCGAGGTGCACACCCCGCCCTTCGTGTCGGTGCGTCTGCGAACCTTCGCGCACAACAAGCGGGCCCAGAGGGCCTTTCTTGCCGCTGGATTCCGTGAGGAGGGTCGGGAGACGCAGCGCGATCGTATCGACGTCCTGATGCGTATTCAGCGCGACGACTGGCTTGCCGGAACGTCCTGA
- a CDS encoding D-2-hydroxyacid dehydrogenase, with the protein MKVLVPDAEPFLQLKMPGVQFAPYRRDADLPAEAEGLVLWGLPRGRRQTAFELPSLRWVLTLTAGIDHVVHDLPEHVTLYNASRLHDAAVAQHALSTILAAARGLHRARDAQAQRQWTRPHDLWTLQDRSVVIWGHGHIGRRLAGMLEPLGARITGLRSGRGPGEIRQALAGADVVVLLLPSTPETQGLVNAEVLAQLKPGAWLANFGRGTLVVTTDLQEALTNGQLGGAILDVTDPEPLPEESPLWSLPNVIITPHVASATQDILQRAAMFTQEFLSDLLRGVEMTNRVERHKGY; encoded by the coding sequence ATGAAAGTACTCGTTCCCGATGCAGAACCTTTCTTGCAACTGAAGATGCCCGGCGTGCAGTTTGCGCCTTATCGCCGTGATGCCGATCTCCCGGCTGAGGCCGAAGGTCTGGTGCTGTGGGGCCTGCCGCGGGGTCGGCGGCAGACGGCCTTCGAACTCCCGTCGCTGCGCTGGGTGCTCACCCTCACGGCCGGAATCGACCACGTCGTGCATGACCTGCCCGAGCACGTCACGCTTTACAACGCCTCGCGTTTGCATGACGCCGCCGTGGCCCAGCACGCGCTTTCGACCATCCTCGCCGCCGCCCGTGGCCTCCACCGGGCCCGCGACGCCCAGGCACAGCGTCAGTGGACCCGGCCGCATGACCTCTGGACGCTGCAGGACCGTTCGGTCGTGATTTGGGGGCATGGGCACATCGGGAGGCGGCTGGCGGGGATGCTCGAGCCCCTGGGCGCGCGGATCACCGGCCTGCGGTCGGGCAGGGGTCCCGGCGAAATCCGCCAGGCCCTGGCAGGGGCCGACGTGGTCGTGCTGTTGCTTCCCAGTACCCCGGAAACGCAGGGTCTGGTCAACGCCGAGGTACTCGCGCAGCTGAAACCCGGTGCGTGGCTGGCCAATTTCGGCCGTGGCACGCTGGTGGTGACGACGGACCTGCAGGAGGCGCTGACGAATGGGCAGCTGGGCGGCGCCATTCTGGACGTCACCGACCCGGAGCCACTTCCCGAAGAAAGCCCACTGTGGTCACTCCCCAACGTGATCATTACGCCTCACGTCGCGTCGGCGACACAGGACATCTTGCAGCGCGCCGCGATGTTCACGCAGGAGTTTCTGAGTGACCTCCTGCGCGGCGTCGAAATGACCAACCGGGTCGAGCGCCACAAGGGGTATTAA
- the malQ gene encoding 4-alpha-glucanotransferase: MTRSSGVLLHLTSLPGPYGIGEFNEHAYACVDWLARAGQQYWQVMPLGPTGYGDSPYQSFSAFAGNPYLISLDALRRDGLLSDQDLSGHPDFDHDRVDFGVQYTWRNGVLRRAFEHFEAGAGAGLTGDFQAFCEAEAAWLDDYALFMALKDAHGGRAWNEWDREIRTRQSAAMAAWRDKLEREVRLYSFVQFLFFRQWNALRAYAHQQGVQIIGDIPIFVAMDSADAWANPDQFYFDAEGQPSVVAGVPPDYFSATGQLWGNPLYRWDVMQQQGFRWWIERIQGSLKLYDVIRIDHFRGFAAYWEIPYPAENAMNGQWVPAPGHALFEAVRGALGELPIIAEDLGVVTPDVEALRDDFGLPGMAVLQFAFGGNDWEKNAFLPENLRLNQVVYPGTHDNDTSLGWWHKAQEHERRHVMQYLPDASDLNFGWRLTELAWSTRCVLAVAQLQDLLNLGSEARINLPGSLGAHNWTWRARPEAFSSELARDLRALTERHDRLPR; encoded by the coding sequence ATGACGCGGTCCAGTGGCGTTCTGCTGCACCTGACTTCGCTGCCCGGACCGTACGGCATAGGAGAATTCAATGAGCACGCATATGCCTGCGTCGACTGGCTTGCTCGGGCCGGACAGCAGTACTGGCAGGTGATGCCGCTTGGCCCGACCGGCTACGGCGACAGCCCCTATCAGTCATTCAGTGCGTTTGCCGGCAATCCATACCTGATTTCACTGGACGCCCTGCGGCGCGACGGCCTGCTGAGCGATCAGGATCTGTCCGGTCATCCAGACTTCGACCACGACCGTGTTGATTTCGGCGTGCAGTACACGTGGCGCAATGGGGTGTTGCGCCGCGCCTTCGAGCACTTCGAGGCGGGCGCTGGCGCGGGGTTGACGGGCGACTTCCAGGCCTTTTGCGAAGCCGAGGCCGCCTGGCTCGACGATTACGCGTTGTTCATGGCCCTCAAGGATGCGCATGGTGGACGGGCCTGGAATGAATGGGACCGCGAGATCCGCACCCGGCAAAGTGCGGCAATGGCCGCGTGGCGCGACAAGCTGGAGCGCGAGGTGCGGCTGTACAGCTTTGTGCAGTTTCTGTTTTTCCGTCAGTGGAACGCACTGCGCGCTTACGCCCACCAGCAGGGCGTGCAGATCATCGGCGACATTCCGATTTTTGTGGCGATGGATTCGGCGGACGCGTGGGCCAACCCCGACCAGTTTTATTTCGACGCCGAAGGTCAGCCGTCGGTGGTGGCGGGCGTGCCACCCGACTACTTCTCGGCAACCGGTCAGCTGTGGGGCAACCCGCTTTACCGCTGGGACGTCATGCAGCAGCAAGGATTCCGCTGGTGGATCGAGCGCATTCAGGGCAGCCTGAAGCTCTACGACGTGATCCGCATCGACCATTTCCGTGGCTTTGCGGCGTACTGGGAAATTCCCTATCCCGCCGAAAACGCCATGAACGGCCAGTGGGTTCCCGCACCCGGACACGCGCTGTTCGAGGCGGTGCGCGGCGCGCTCGGCGAGTTGCCCATCATCGCCGAGGATCTGGGGGTGGTGACCCCGGACGTGGAAGCGTTGCGCGACGACTTCGGGTTGCCGGGCATGGCCGTGCTGCAGTTCGCCTTTGGCGGCAATGACTGGGAGAAGAACGCATTTTTGCCTGAAAATTTGCGTCTCAACCAGGTGGTCTATCCGGGTACGCACGACAACGATACGTCGCTTGGCTGGTGGCACAAGGCGCAGGAGCACGAACGCCGGCACGTAATGCAGTATCTGCCGGACGCCAGTGATCTGAATTTCGGCTGGCGCCTCACCGAGCTCGCCTGGTCGACACGTTGCGTGCTGGCCGTTGCGCAGCTGCAGGACCTGCTGAACCTGGGCAGCGAGGCGCGCATCAACCTGCCCGGCAGTCTGGGCGCCCACAACTGGACCTGGCGCGCTCGTCCGGAAGCGTTCAGCTCCGAACTTGCCCGTGATTTGCGCGCGCTGACCGAGCGTCATGACCGGTTGCCCCGCTGA